A genomic window from Coccinella septempunctata chromosome 9, icCocSept1.1, whole genome shotgun sequence includes:
- the LOC123320343 gene encoding uncharacterized protein LOC123320343 codes for MVNSTSPYTIKNSYEFVSFSETIVLPKGFMLYSLDVVSLFTNIPRDLVLSLIKEKWLFISAYTDMPKNLFIDIIAYIYDSSYFQFEGEFYQQIDGSAMGNPASPSLANFIMTYLIEKVLQKLKFIVAFIKLYVDDTITAIPSDKADELLSEFNSYHPRIKFTIEKEKDGELPFLDIKVVRGEDGSLLTKWYVKPTNSGRLVNFHSETSRSYKVGSIKNLIYRSTHLSSKIYYKENMKKIKEILKINNYPTTFVNKIINEYNPLNPRINETLSSEDQVKRYFKFPYISGLSHNIAHSIKQKSKTTELVFYNLLTTQILFSKLKDPTPNINRSSIVYKIPCLGCNKCYVGQTRQLLKTRIRQHKYDCDDRFRDKDSSTALASHRFAESHNFDFDNVEILDYESNWKKRNISEMIHIRLNNTVNHRTDTQDLSQLYTNLLFLCRDSRIPI; via the coding sequence ATGGTGAATTCGACATCACCCTATACAATAAAAAACTCGTATGAATTTGTGTCATTCAGTGAAACTATTGTTCTTCCGAAAGGCTTCATGCTGTACTCATTAGATGTGGTCTCGTTATTCACCAACATCCCTAGAGATCTAGTGCTTTCACtaataaaagaaaaatggctTTTTATTTCAGCATACACAGACATGCCAAAAAACTTGTTTATAGATATAATAGCTTATATATATGATTCTAGCTATTTCCAATTTGAGGGTGAATTTTACCAGCAAATCGATGGTTCTGCTATGGGAAATCCAGCTAGTCCGTCCTTGGCTAATTTTATTATGACATATCTGATTGAAAAGGTCCTACAAAAACTTAAATTTATCGTTGCTTTCATCAAACTTTATGTAGATGACACAATCACAGCCATACCTTCGGATAAAGCTGATGAACTTTTATCAGAATTCAATTCATATCATCCACGTATTAAATTCACCATAGAAAAAGAGAAAGATGGAGAGCTACCTTTTTTAGACATAAAGGTGGTTCGTGGTGAAGATGGCAGTTTGCTTACAAAATGGTATGTAAAACCCACTAACTCTGGCCGGTTAgtcaattttcattcagaaacTTCTAGGTCTTATAAAGTGGGCAGCATTAAAAACCTTATTTACCGATCAACACACCTCAGctcaaaaatatattataaagaaaacatgaaaaagatcaaagaaattctaaaaattaataattacccAACAACATtcgtgaataaaataataaatgaatataatCCATTAAACCCTAGAATTAACGAAACCCTTAGCTCAGAAGATCAAGTAAAAAGATACTTCAAGTTTCCCTATATATCAGGCCTGAGTCATAACATtgctcattcaataaaacagaaatcTAAAACTACAGAGCTCGTCTTTTATAACCTTTTGACGACGCAGATTCTTTTCTCGAAACTTAAAGATCCAACCCCTAACATCAACCGTTCAagtattgtatataaaataccaTGTTTGGGGTGCAATAAATGTTACGTGGGACAGACGAGACAACTGCTGAAGACGAGAATCAGGCAGCACAAATATGACTGTGATGATAGGTTCCGGGATAAAGACAGTTCTACAGCTTTAGCTTCCCATAGATTTGCGGAAAgccataattttgattttgacaatGTAGAAATACTTGATTATGAAAGTAATTGGAAGAAAAGAAACATTAGCGAGATGATTCATATTAGATTAAATAACACGGTAAACCACAGAACTGACACCCAAGATTTGAGTCAATTATACACAAATTTATTGTTTCTTTGTCGTGATTCCCGTATTCCGATATGA